GCCACAGCCCCCAGGAACGCCTGCGTGCCTCCCACATTCGCCCGCTCCATGGCCCGCTCGTCCACCACCCCGATCTCGTAGGCCGCGGCCAGGTGGTAAGCGACCTCAGCCCCGTCCAGCGCGCCGGTGAGAAGCGCCGCGTCCGTCAACTCACCGTGGACCAGCTCGGCGCCCAGCCGCTCCAGCTCCTCGGCAGCCGACGTCGGCCGGACCAGGCAGCGCAGGCGGTACCCGCTTTCCGCCAGGCGCCGGG
This Gemmatimonadota bacterium DNA region includes the following protein-coding sequences:
- a CDS encoding NAD-dependent epimerase/dehydratase family protein, with protein sequence MAETRLAFLTGATGFIGGRLARRLAESGYRLRCLVRPTSAAEELERLGAELVHGELTDAALLTGALDGAEVAYHLAAAYEIGVVDERAMERANVGGTQAFLGAVA